In a genomic window of Roseiflexus castenholzii DSM 13941:
- a CDS encoding YbaN family protein, with translation MSNPDERSPVSSASSHRLLRPLLLVGGTLFLVLGVLGAFLPVLPATPFFLLAAALFFRSSPRLYQWMIGHPLISPHLQRFQQERAMTMRAKATVLGLAWVMLLSAAIFAVDSLFMRMVLIGLAIIKTIVIVRLKTSRSR, from the coding sequence ATGAGCAATCCAGATGAGCGTTCACCGGTGTCCTCGGCGTCGTCCCACCGCCTCTTGCGTCCACTTTTGCTTGTTGGCGGGACACTCTTTCTCGTGCTTGGGGTATTGGGCGCTTTTTTGCCGGTACTGCCGGCAACGCCGTTTTTTCTGCTGGCAGCGGCATTGTTCTTTCGTTCGTCGCCGCGTCTCTACCAATGGATGATCGGGCATCCGCTGATCAGCCCGCACCTTCAACGCTTTCAGCAAGAACGCGCAATGACCATGCGCGCAAAGGCGACCGTTCTGGGACTTGCCTGGGTGATGCTGCTTTCCGCAGCGATCTTCGCTGTTGATAGCCTATTTATGCGCATGGTTCTGATAGGATTAGCGATTATCAAAACCATCGTCATTGTGCGTCTTAAAACCTCCCGCTCGCGGTAA